The Phragmites australis chromosome 1, lpPhrAust1.1, whole genome shotgun sequence genomic interval TGGGTTTGAGATGGTTCGTTTTACAGTTATGTTCATGAGATGTTTCCAGTTACGTTTATATGCAAGTCAATGGTTATAGAATAAAAATGTATGTGGTTAAGTTTAGacactcacatatatgtgttaGAGTTGCTTTTGCATGTGAATTTACTTAACATTGTGGTCTACTCCTTACTAATGGCCCAATGCATTATCTTTGTAGTCCGGCTATAATATGTATCaaatatggattaaatcttatgagtaccttcgtactcacgctgttTTTTTAAGTTCTACTGGTGAGAAGGAGTTTGTGTTTGGCTATTTCACACGTGTCGATGTAGGTAgtaggaatgagtagtgcaaactacttatGGGGTGGGGCTTTTGGATAGAGTTTAAGGGCATATGATTTTATCTAGCTTTTATTAGTTCGTAGATGTTAATCTTCCGCTGTGTAGTATCTAGTTGTGGTTAGAAGGTGATCTATTCTTTATATTATTAGCTTCCTTTTGATATAAAATGTTGTAAATGATTGaatgtttaagaacttgtaatataatttaattactcgttctttttttaagatttgttaTGACACTGTATGTTGGAAAGTTATGTGTTTTGATTTTAGCATAAAATACGTGCCAGAACTACCAAGATAATATTCTATTTAATCATCGTAGTcgtaattaaataaataattattataataattaattagaatctTATTTCCTAACAGACTTCTACGCTTAGATTGCCCACGACGAAAAGAGAGTACCAAACAGCACGAGTCGACGACTCGACCATCGAAATTATCGTCCACATACGCTCGTGCCAACTCTACCTGTCGTCAGTGACAGTATCCATGGATCTTCGTAGCAGAAAGTTCCAAACATCAAGGCTAGAATCGACTGGAGTCGTGCCGGAGGCAGAATTTCTCAactaaaaaaggagaaaaaaatgagCTCGTGGTAGTTGCGTTTGCTTACCACATCTACAGAGACGTGCAACCTATACACAAGAGCTCTGCTTCCTCGTTGTCAGCCTCATGGATCGATTCTCGGGAGCGGGCTCCGTTACTTCCATTGGACACATCGGATGGGACTTTAACATCTGATTATCCCTGCCATCTTGCTTGAATTACACTAGTTGTGTGGCAGAAGATAActagaaaaaaatcatatatctTCTCAAACACCAATGTGATAATGGTGTTCTGATCAAATGCTGGAAAATTCTCAAACATCAATATGATAATGCTTTCCTCAAATGCTTGAATAATTATCTAGTAACCTACAGTCTGATGTGATAACAAAGCATGTGCATAGTAAAAAGACGTAATCTGAATTCTTTGATTGGAAAAAACAAAATACTATGCTGCTAAAAGTCTATGAGAGTTGGCTAATCTGGGTTCAGTTAGGACATATGCGTGTCATGACCCGGCAAGATGGAAAATAATTCTATAGGACATGATCTTATATATTTGAATCTAAACTGAATTCATAGTGTGATATGTGATAATTTATTTCTATCTTGTTTTATTAGAAatgattttctttatttttatcataagttttatgataatttttactACATGTCATGtcataaattaaatttaaagcCAAATACATGTGACCAGGTCTGGTAGGATTATTTTCCTAGCAAATAATCATATGAGATATTGTCTCATGTATTTGGTGTCTCAACCGAATTCATAGCGTGACACGTAGCAATTTATTTCATTTCTTATtttatcttatataattttctttgctttttatcataaattttataataatttttagtatATATCATGCTATAAATTGAATTTAGCTCTCAAATACATGATACCCGTCTTGGCTTTTTACTTCCCACCTAAACAAAACCAAACACAAGCCAGAGAGCGAGCGCAAGAGCCAGAAGGAAAGAAGCATGGCGGGGAGGAGACGGTTAGGCCAACCGTTTttttcctccacctcctccactctTGGCGCCAAAGCAAAGCCGTTAGATTATTGGTCACCATCTCCAACCCAACTCGGCTCCTCTCTCCCACCATTTATCCTTCCCAGAGAAAATAAACGCGCCATGCCAACGCCCCTTCTGCCTGCCTCCTCCGCCCCACCACAATGCGGCCGccttcttcgtcgacgtcggcgacgccggggagcagcggcggcCGGGTGTCGGCGTTCACGATGCGCGCGGTGGCGCGCATGTCGAGGGCGCGCTGGTTCATCTTCCTGCGCCGGGTGTACCAGTACCAGAACGGCCCGAGGTCCGACCTGGGCTCCAACCCTTTCAACTCGCCCGGCTGGCTCGCTCTCGAGCTCGCCGTCATCGTCGCGCAGATGGTCCTGACCACCACCGTCGTCGCCACCTCCCCCAAGGAGCGCCCCGCATGGCCGCTCCGCCTCTGGGTCGCCGCCTACAACGTCGGCAACGTGCTCAGCCTCCCCGTCCTCTATTGGCGCCACCGGCattcctccgccgccgccggccgcgctGGTGCGATCTCGGGCGACCCCGAGATGCACGGCGCCAACGACGCTCTAAGGTAGTACAAACTTAGCATCTTAATTCGTTTCATTGTTTGCGCCAGCGTAAAATTTTACGCTGAAATGATAAATTACGATTTGTTGATGgaaatgatcttgcgcgaatgCAGAAGCAGCtcgtatctgatgaacaaggcgAGGGCGTTCCTGGAGCTGTTCTTCGCGATGTGGTTCGTGATGGGCAACGTGTGGGTGTTCGACGCGCGGCTCAGGTCGTTGCACCGTGCGCCAAGGCTGTACGCGCTCTGCATCGGCCTGCTCGCCTGGAACGCCGTCGTCTACTCGCTCCcgttcctcctcttcctcctgctGTGCTGCTTCGTCCCCATGGTCGGCTACGCGCTCGGCTACAACATGAACTCGGCCTCCGTCGGCCGAGGCGCCTCCGATGAGCAGCTCGCCGCGCTGCCGCGGTGGCGGTTCAAGGAGCCCGACGTGCCGAGAGACCGTGAGCACGACGATCAAGTGAGCTACTCAATTCATGTTTCGCGCGCGCTGTTGTGCAGTTGCAGTCACATTTCACAAACGATCTTGCTAGTAACAATATTGCAACATCTCTACGTGTTGAGGTAGGAAAATGGAGTAGAAACAGATGCACCTAGAATAATTTCGTCAAACTAATGATTGGTAAACTAACTATAGGCTTGAATAGGATATCGCAAAAGTGATAAACGTGCGTACAAAACTAGAACATACTCCCTTTTTGGATGATACTAAAGATAACAAGTACCAACTTTACTTTTCTGGATGGTGCCCAATAATAAGCACCTGCCCTCCTGCCATTAGTATAATGGGCATTCTATTGTTATATTCAACTGTGGCGGCATAGATATTACATACAGCATGACGAAGAACTCCCTGCATCGACTCGCAGACTCACAGCACCTTTCCTCTAGTCTGAACTTTTCTGAATTGCGACTGCAGGAGTGCTGCATCTGCCTGGCGCAGTacagggagaaggaggaggtgcGGCAGCTGCCGTGCACACACATGTTCCACCTGAAGTGCGTGGACAGGTGGCTGAGGATCATCTCCTCTTGCCCTCTCTGCAAGCAAGAGCTCAACTGATGTGTACTTGGCTCCTTATATATACTGACTACGCTGGGTGATCAGTGGAGCTTGCACTCTAAGCCCCGGATAGGCCGGATGCGCTACCTACATATTCTGCGACCGCCGGCCGTCGCCCGATGCATGCGTCGCACCTCTCGCCGAAACTTCGACAGCACATTTTTTTCGACTAACTTCGACAGAACTGTACTAACCTAGATGCTGGCAAGTGATGGGTACACTTGCAGTAGGTTACAAATAAAAGAATGTGTAAGGagaaaaggtttttttttttgtgtattGTGCTGTGCGTGCCCTTGCTTTACATGAAACTGAGATGCAGATATAGTTTTTACGCAGAGATCACATGAGTATTAGCAGGACACAAAGTTTCTTGGTAACttcgttttttctttttgggagTGTCTACCTAATATTCGACTAATTTATTTTGGGACTGCAGATGACTTTTGGGACCAATAGGAGAAAGCCACATAATCCTATACATTTTTTGGCACCCTACAGAATCAACTGAAATCTTCTTCCATTTCAATCAATTTTTTACCCAGACAGGAATTACAAAAATcgattgtttctttttttatgttTCAGTCGATTCTTTCTGTTTCAATCAATAGGCAACTAAGTTGACAGTTTCATCATCCGTAGGTTGCAGAAACGAAAGAGTATATGCCTCACTAGTCATCTCATTCTCCTGTATTTCAGTGGATCCGAATCCTCAGACTTCACCGGGGTGAAGTCACGGAAAACAGTGATATGTGAGACCATGAACATTGATTTACAGTTGAATGTTGTAGCAAATTAACTGTAGCACATATTGTAGCATTACTGTA includes:
- the LOC133889343 gene encoding E3 ubiquitin-protein ligase At4g11680-like, with product MRPPSSSTSATPGSSGGRVSAFTMRAVARMSRARWFIFLRRVYQYQNGPRSDLGSNPFNSPGWLALELAVIVAQMVLTTTVVATSPKERPAWPLRLWVAAYNVGNVLSLPVLYWRHRHSSAAAGRAGAISGDPEMHGANDALRSSSYLMNKARAFLELFFAMWFVMGNVWVFDARLRSLHRAPRLYALCIGLLAWNAVVYSLPFLLFLLLCCFVPMVGYALGYNMNSASVGRGASDEQLAALPRWRFKEPDVPRDREHDDQECCICLAQYREKEEVRQLPCTHMFHLKCVDRWLRIISSCPLCKQELN